The Mucilaginibacter terrae region GCCAAGTCGTTTCGCTAACTGCTTTGGTTATTGGCAGTATGTTGCCCGATTTTGAGTATTTTTTGCGACTCAAAATAAAAAGCGCTTACAGCCATACATGGACCGGACTGCTTTGGTTTAATTTACCATTAGGTTTGATTTTATACTTTGTTTACTCGAAATTAGTAAAACCCGTCTTGATTGTCCATCTGCCGACGTTTTTAAACAAGAGATTTTCAAAGTTTAAGAATACAAAACCAGTAAATTTATCCTCATTACTAATAAATACTGTTTCTCTGCTCATAGGTGCTTCTACCCATATTTTGTGGGATGGCTTTACACACCCCACCGGTTATTTTGTTAGCCAACTGCCGTTTCTACAAAATGAGGCAACAGTTGCGAATTACAGCTTACCTATTTATAAATTGTTACAGCATGGCAGCACACTAACAGGCACTTTATTAATCATCTTGTCGGTTATAATGCTTCCTCCATTAGCTTCAACTCGATTGCCATCCACATATAAATATTGGCTCATAGTGCTATGCGTTGCATTAGCTTTAATTATAATAAGAGTGATGTTTGGCTTAAGATTACACGAATTTGGCAACTTGATTGTAACAGGTATTGCAGGAGGATTTTTAGGCTTAATAGTAGCTTCATTAACTAAGCTTGCAACTAAACCTTGATATAAAAATGTCATTCCGAACGATAGAAAGGAATCCTGTACGAGCTATATAAACAGCTTATAAGATTTTTCCTAACGTCGGAATGGCATTTTCCGTTAAGGGAATATTGGAAAATTCCTTAATTAAAAATATTAAACAAATTATACTCCACCCTTACCAGATACATGTTTTGCGTATTGCGTAACATGCGGTTGGTTAACGGGGTGCGGTACGATAAGTCGACGCGGAGCACACTGTTGAATATAAATTGTACGGCCGGGGCTATATCTACATAATATTGTCCTTTGCCCGGGTTGCTCTTGCCCAATAATTCGGCGTAAAGGTTAATGTTGGTTTGCTCGTAATTGGTATACTTTTTAGGAAACAGCAGGTAACCCGCCGAAACACTATAAGCAATGCTGTTGCGGTTAACCGGTTCATACCCTCCCCTGTTTTCAAACGCGCGCAGGTAACTTAACGTGCCCGAAACGGCCAGTTTGTGCATGAGTTGCGTGGCAACTAATCCACCTTGCAAACCGGTATTATCGCCCTCTAATGATATTTCCTGGTTGTACTGTATGTTACGGATGGATGATGCCTTGGCAAATGCCGCCATCCTGAAATGCCGCTGCACACTATCAACCGAGTAAAAACGGTATTTGGCGTAAGTGCTTACACCTTCAAAACGTTGCTTATCCTGGTAAAAATCAGACATATAGGCCGTGCCGTGTACCATGAGGTATTTGTTTACGCCCAGCATGGCTTCGAGCGTGGTACGGTTACGGTAATCGGGCTTAAAATAGCCCTGGTTTTCGAGCCTGATGCCCAATGATTTAGCAGCCATGTTACTGGCCGGTTCGCTGTTCACATAAAGTTCCTGGGCCGAGGCGGTGTATAGCCCGGCCAGCATACCCGCAAGGGTAAGCCACGTATACTTGGTCATAAAACTTTACTGGAATTAAATAATCACGTGATATGATTTGCCATTGCCTGCCTTGTCGTCGGTGGCGGTGCTATACTTTTTAACAGTGGCAGCCGGGGCAAAGCCTTTGTTCACTACGGTTACGGCAACTTCACCATCTAAACCTTTAGCAGGGGCGTTGAGGATGTGAAAGGTATCGCCCGAGTAGCTGAACATATTGTTGTTCACTTTGAGTTTGTCAAAATCAACAAAGGCTTTGAGTTGGTTAATGGCAAAACCCGCTCCCTGAACTTTTTTGCTCATCTGCTCCAAATCAACCGGTGAGGTATTTTTAAAGGTGATGGTAAACAGGTTACGGTTAAGGTCTGTTTTAATATCGCCGATAAAGGGTAGTGTACGCAGGGATTTTTCGGTAGCTTTTGAACACATGGAGCAGGTAAGACCACTTACCTGTAATTCGGCTTTAACAAATTGAGCTTTAGCAGCGCTTATAGAGATAGCCAACAGGGCTATAAAGATTTTAAGAGATTTCATGTTGTAATTAATTGGAAATAAAATAATTGTGCATAAACAAAAAACAGGCATAAGCCTTTAAGGCCATGCTGTTACACGGTACAATTACTTACCAATTAAATACGGATGTTACAGTTTTTAATAAAGGTGGCAACCTTACTTGTAGGTTCATCCTCCGGTGGGCCGCGGTTAAAAAACTTCTCTAAAAGAACCTTTTGGGCCGAAAAAATAAAGTCTTCGAAAGGCAGCTTAGGCATTTCGAACGAGAATACTTTAGCCAGGAATGAAGTTTGTTCGGCTTGCTGGTGGGTATCTTTAACCTTTACGGTAACCTTGTGATTTTTGCAGCAATCCATTTTCATGCCGCAGGTTATATCGGCTTTCTTCTCCAAAATAGGAGCCGGTGCGGCCGATAATTTAACAGTGGCTACTTTATTGCCGCAGTAATGTAAGTTCAGGGCAAAGCCTAACACCGTAATGGTGTATAAAATGGCTAAACTAAATGCGCCTGTTCTTTTAAACATACCGCGAAAGTACGGCAGATTACCTTACAAAGCAAATTATTTTTAGGTAACTTATTGAAAAATATAGCGTTACAACATACATGGTGCAACTATTAAAACACCAAAGGCTATTGATTTATAGTTTGTTGCTAAAATTAAATAAGAGATAAAGCTGAATTTACCAGGAAGCGAATTTAAGCCCGGATATGGCTACGCGATAAAATAAAATCAACCAAACCATCAATAGGGTGACGAATTATTTTACCGGCCGATATGCCGTTCTCTGCGCATAGCTCTTTTAGTTCATTAGTAAAGAAATAAGCTATAGATCCTACAAAATGGCAGGTATATTCCTGGTACTGAGCGTACGATTTTATATCGGTATCTATAAATTCCTGCAAGCCACGCTTAATAAGCTGTTTGCCGTATTCAGTTGTTTTAACTTCTGATAAAAACCTGGCAAATGATGCCAGGTAAGAGTTGGCTCCCCTTTTGAGGTATACGTTGGTAATAATATCGTCTTTAGTGAGGTTAAATTCGGTGCAGAACTTGGCATTCACATCTGCCGGCATACGACCATACATATAATCGGTGATCAAGTTTTTGCCAAACCAGGTGCCCGAACCTTCATCACCCAAAACATAGCCTAAACCATGCTTACCGGTGGTTACATCTTCGCCATCAAAAAAAGAGATGTTTGAACCTGTACCCAGCACACATACCAAGCCTTTGTGCGTACCACAGGTAGCATAGGCCGAACCCAGCAAATCACTGTCGACACTTACAAAGGCACGTGGAAATATATGACTTAAAGCGTTGGAAACAACTTCGCGCTTATCGGGACTTGAGCATCCTGCGCCAAAAAAGTATATTTCCTCAATCAGCGGAAAATGATTAACCATTACCGGAGCCTGCTCCTGTATGATTTTAATAATTTCCTTTTCAGATAAAAAAAACGGGTTTAACCCTGCTGTGCTAAATTTAACCGATTCCTGCTTGTCTGATGCCAGTACCCAATCGGTTTTCGAAGATCCGCTATCGGCTACAATGATCATGCACTCAGTTCTTCCAGAATTTTTTGGGTAAGCGGTTTATGTATAAACTGGGTAATGTACTTGTTCTGGCCCGAACGTTTTACATCAACCGGGTCAAGCGATGAAGACAGCATGAATATCTTGGTATGATCTTTATCGTGCCCGTCAAGCTTTTCATATTCCTGTAAAAACTCAAAGCCGTTCATGAGCGGCATACGTAAATCTAAAAAAATCACATCGGGCTTAATAAGCCCGTCGCGTATTTGTTCAATAGCTTCGGTGGCCGATTGCTTAACCACAATGTTCTGCGCAAAATTACTGCTCTCCAATATCCGTCGCGTAACAAAATTGTCGATATAGTTATCGTCAATTAGCAAGCAAGTTTTATAGCCACTATACATCACATTCAAATTTAGGTTTTTAACTTCAAATAAAAAATAGCTGTTAAACTAAATTTATTGTATGTTAATGTTGCCTGTAATTTGTTTCAGGGTGGTTTCGGCAGCCTTTACCTGGTATTCGGCATCATAAAATACGCCGGTAGCATTTAAATAATTACGTTGTGCTTCGCGAATTTCTAATGGTGTGATAGTACCTATGCGGTATTTTTCTAATGATATTTCTAAGCTTTTACGGGCCAGCTCCACATTGGCCTGCCCTACCCTGATCAGTTCCAGCCCCGACAGGTAGGCGCTGTACAGCTGCCCAATTTGCGCCTCCAGATTAGTGCGTGCGCGCTCTATACTAATTTTCGAACTCTCTATTTGCAATTTGGCATTACGTTCGCGCCGCCACTGATTAAAGCCATCAAATATGTTGATGCTTGCCGTTAAGCCATAGTTTAACCCACGTGAGTTTTGCACCCGGGCAAAACCTGCCGGGTTTTTACTATTGCTCCAGGTATAACCGGTATTAACCGCAATTTGCGGGTAACGGGTTGATTTTACCTGCCTGAGATTAATTTCAGAAAGGCGCTGTTCTATGTTAGCCAGTAACAACGTTGGGTTTTGCGATTGTGCCTCATTAATAATGTTGCCCAGCATAAGTTTTTGGTCAACTATAATGGTATCGGCCACATTAAACTCAGTTTGCGGGTTACGGGCCAGTATACGGTTTAGTTCTACCTTACTGGCTTTAAAGGTTTGCTGCTGACTGATCAGGGTTGCCGTATCGGTATTTAACGCCACCTGGGCATTGTATACATCTAAACGAGCCACGGCACCTGCATTGAAACGATCGGTTGAGTAGCGTATTTGCTTGCGTGATATATCAATAACACCCTGCAAAGCTTTTATTTGCTTTTGCTGGTTTACCAGGTCATAATACGTGATGATGATATTGGCAACCGTGCGCTGTATGGTATCGCGCAGGCGGGTTTGCGCCAGTTGGTCTTGCTGCTTAAACTGATCGTACGTGGCAAACATGTTAAAGCCATCAAAAATAGTCCAGTTAAGGTTTGCCCCGTAGTTAGTACCGGTATTGTTGGCATTATTAATACGGTTTACGGTATTATCGCTACGGGTTTGCGTGGTGGTTTGTATACTGTTACTTTGGGTAAAGGTACCGGCCACACTGGGCAACATACCTGCATTGCCAATGGTTACGTTGTTTTTGGCTATGGCTGTTGAGTTTTTCGATAGCTTAATATCGTAATTATTTTGCAGGGCAACTTCCAACGCTTCTTTAAGCGTAAGCTGTGCAACATTGGGCACCTTGGTTTCCTGAGCTTTTACTCCTGTAACTGCCGCAAGCAAACCTATTATAAGGCATGTGAATTTATTTATTTTCATTAGGGCAGCTTACAGGTTTTCAATTAGTAAAGGTTCTTTGTGTACTTCTTCGTCAGGTTCCTTATCCGGATCGCGACGGGTTTTAGATGCCAGCAATACGTACATCATTGGTATAACATACAGCGTTAGTATGAGCGAGAACATCATACCGCCCATAATTACAATGCCTAATGATACCCGGCTTTTTGCACCTGCACCCAAGGCCAATGCAATAGGCACGGCACCCAATACCACGGCCAAACTGGTCATTAATATAGGGCGTAAACGTGCAGTAGCGGCCTCCACAACGGCTTCGTATTTAGGTAAGCCTTGCTCCATACGCTGATTAGCAAACTCTACAATGAGGATACCGTTTTTGGTAACGAGGCCCACAAGCGTAATCATACCAATCTCACTGAATATATTAAGTGTTTGCCCGAAGAACCACAGCGACACAAACGCACCGGCAATTGCCAGCGGTACGGTTAGCATTACAATTACCGGGTCCATAAAGCTTTCGAATTGTGCGGCCAATACTAAGTAGATCAACAACAAAGCAAAACCGAATGCAAACAGGATATTTGATGAACTTTCGGCGTAATCGCGCGATGGCCCACTCAGTGCCGAACTGAAACTTGGGTCGAGCATTTTGTTGGCTATGCGCTGCATTTCGTCAATGCCATCGCCAATGGTGTACCCCTCGGCCAAACCGGCCTGCACCGTGGCCGATTTATAACGGTTAAAGTGATATATAGATGGCGGCGCCGAAC contains the following coding sequences:
- a CDS encoding response regulator, encoding MLIDDNYIDNFVTRRILESSNFAQNIVVKQSATEAIEQIRDGLIKPDVIFLDLRMPLMNGFEFLQEYEKLDGHDKDHTKIFMLSSSLDPVDVKRSGQNKYITQFIHKPLTQKILEELSA
- a CDS encoding TolC family protein; the protein is MKINKFTCLIIGLLAAVTGVKAQETKVPNVAQLTLKEALEVALQNNYDIKLSKNSTAIAKNNVTIGNAGMLPSVAGTFTQSNSIQTTTQTRSDNTVNRINNANNTGTNYGANLNWTIFDGFNMFATYDQFKQQDQLAQTRLRDTIQRTVANIIITYYDLVNQQKQIKALQGVIDISRKQIRYSTDRFNAGAVARLDVYNAQVALNTDTATLISQQQTFKASKVELNRILARNPQTEFNVADTIIVDQKLMLGNIINEAQSQNPTLLLANIEQRLSEINLRQVKSTRYPQIAVNTGYTWSNSKNPAGFARVQNSRGLNYGLTASINIFDGFNQWRRERNAKLQIESSKISIERARTNLEAQIGQLYSAYLSGLELIRVGQANVELARKSLEISLEKYRIGTITPLEIREAQRNYLNATGVFYDAEYQVKAAETTLKQITGNINIQ
- a CDS encoding HYC_CC_PP family protein, which encodes MFKRTGAFSLAILYTITVLGFALNLHYCGNKVATVKLSAAPAPILEKKADITCGMKMDCCKNHKVTVKVKDTHQQAEQTSFLAKVFSFEMPKLPFEDFIFSAQKVLLEKFFNRGPPEDEPTSKVATFIKNCNIRI
- a CDS encoding DUF4184 family protein, which translates into the protein MAFRPFTCQVVSLTALVIGSMLPDFEYFLRLKIKSAYSHTWTGLLWFNLPLGLILYFVYSKLVKPVLIVHLPTFLNKRFSKFKNTKPVNLSSLLINTVSLLIGASTHILWDGFTHPTGYFVSQLPFLQNEATVANYSLPIYKLLQHGSTLTGTLLIILSVIMLPPLASTRLPSTYKYWLIVLCVALALIIIRVMFGLRLHEFGNLIVTGIAGGFLGLIVASLTKLATKP
- a CDS encoding N-acetylglucosamine kinase, producing the protein MIIVADSGSSKTDWVLASDKQESVKFSTAGLNPFFLSEKEIIKIIQEQAPVMVNHFPLIEEIYFFGAGCSSPDKREVVSNALSHIFPRAFVSVDSDLLGSAYATCGTHKGLVCVLGTGSNISFFDGEDVTTGKHGLGYVLGDEGSGTWFGKNLITDYMYGRMPADVNAKFCTEFNLTKDDIITNVYLKRGANSYLASFARFLSEVKTTEYGKQLIKRGLQEFIDTDIKSYAQYQEYTCHFVGSIAYFFTNELKELCAENGISAGKIIRHPIDGLVDFILSRSHIRA
- a CDS encoding heavy-metal-associated domain-containing protein, with product MKSLKIFIALLAISISAAKAQFVKAELQVSGLTCSMCSKATEKSLRTLPFIGDIKTDLNRNLFTITFKNTSPVDLEQMSKKVQGAGFAINQLKAFVDFDKLKVNNNMFSYSGDTFHILNAPAKGLDGEVAVTVVNKGFAPAATVKKYSTATDDKAGNGKSYHVII